In Paraburkholderia terrae, the following proteins share a genomic window:
- a CDS encoding thiamine pyrophosphate-binding protein, with protein sequence MSETLDAKASTTEVIPASKIPVPRTGAAAIVESMHAANIEVVFGYSGGGTGNLIHEIATTGMRNMNARTEIACAWMSYGYNRIKGRAASACLFHCVGILHASPVALAAKTDSTPLVLTYVSLDSALDLREGLQDSTEVFAAMKPLAKYARKLVVSDDAPLAIRQAVISASTGRPGASVLDFAFQVLISETNCAVEPLTLPEPPGTSASTIEKILSALRTAKRPVILAGAGVQHACAAAQLQAFAEAVNVPVVSTSWGGRGLLADNHPLFGGVVGSFGWVGANTMVQEADLWIAIGTTFSQMTTGAWNMTKPENVIHIDIDPNQLGKLFQPSLGVTADAKVILEQLTEAAATTPLTTPEVAKARRAQVAQGQREWLEYLDGLSEEGGSPINQYHLLKKMADTLPKGTIVVGDSGGQAYMLYRAFQYAESTPMIVGGRYQSLGAGLSIAAGAKMAAPERTVVCYHGDGGFYYDAMELSTLAEQNIKVIVIIDNNHCLYANRQGMKLWGIQNPWVDVPETTDFVSLARSLGVDGEKVTNPDDIGPALERAIASEGSYIIDVWTDPETRIRRAFRDVIPILTDRKPEQGVERHMSPPLEGSWPN encoded by the coding sequence ATGTCCGAAACGTTAGACGCAAAGGCGTCAACGACCGAAGTTATACCTGCAAGCAAGATCCCCGTGCCCCGTACGGGAGCCGCAGCAATTGTTGAGTCCATGCACGCTGCAAATATCGAGGTCGTTTTTGGTTACAGTGGCGGCGGAACCGGTAATCTGATTCACGAAATTGCTACCACAGGCATGCGGAACATGAACGCCCGCACAGAGATTGCCTGCGCATGGATGTCTTACGGCTATAACCGGATCAAAGGTCGCGCAGCTTCGGCATGCCTGTTCCACTGTGTTGGCATTCTGCATGCGAGTCCCGTTGCACTTGCTGCGAAGACCGACAGCACGCCGCTGGTTTTGACCTATGTCAGCCTCGATAGCGCGCTTGATCTGCGGGAAGGGTTGCAAGACTCGACCGAAGTTTTCGCTGCGATGAAGCCGCTCGCCAAATACGCTCGTAAGCTCGTTGTTTCAGACGATGCTCCACTCGCAATCCGTCAAGCGGTCATTTCGGCCAGTACCGGTCGCCCGGGCGCCAGCGTCCTCGATTTTGCGTTTCAGGTGCTGATCAGCGAGACAAATTGCGCTGTCGAGCCACTGACTCTGCCCGAGCCACCGGGCACGAGCGCATCGACCATCGAAAAAATCCTTTCTGCACTTCGCACGGCAAAGCGCCCAGTAATCCTGGCCGGTGCTGGCGTGCAACATGCCTGCGCCGCGGCTCAGTTGCAAGCATTTGCCGAGGCGGTGAACGTCCCCGTGGTCAGTACATCCTGGGGCGGCCGTGGCCTACTTGCCGACAACCATCCCCTCTTTGGTGGTGTTGTCGGTTCGTTCGGGTGGGTCGGTGCGAACACGATGGTGCAAGAGGCGGATCTGTGGATCGCAATCGGCACCACTTTCTCGCAGATGACAACCGGTGCGTGGAATATGACCAAGCCGGAAAACGTCATTCACATTGATATCGACCCCAACCAGCTCGGCAAACTGTTCCAGCCGTCTCTCGGCGTAACGGCAGACGCCAAGGTCATCCTCGAGCAGCTCACTGAGGCTGCGGCAACGACACCCTTGACGACCCCGGAAGTCGCGAAGGCTCGCCGTGCGCAAGTGGCACAAGGGCAACGCGAATGGCTCGAATACCTTGACGGATTGAGTGAGGAAGGCGGTAGCCCGATCAACCAGTATCACCTGCTGAAGAAGATGGCTGACACCCTCCCGAAGGGCACGATTGTTGTGGGTGACTCCGGTGGCCAGGCATACATGCTGTATCGCGCGTTTCAGTATGCAGAGTCGACACCAATGATTGTGGGCGGCCGTTACCAGTCTCTCGGTGCAGGCCTGTCGATCGCCGCTGGCGCCAAGATGGCTGCGCCGGAGCGCACGGTAGTGTGCTATCACGGCGACGGCGGGTTCTACTATGACGCTATGGAACTGTCGACGCTGGCCGAGCAGAACATTAAGGTCATCGTCATCATTGACAACAATCACTGCCTGTACGCGAATCGCCAGGGCATGAAACTTTGGGGCATCCAGAATCCGTGGGTTGACGTCCCTGAAACCACCGATTTCGTCAGTTTGGCGCGCTCGCTCGGAGTCGACGGAGAGAAAGTTACAAACCCCGATGACATCGGTCCGGCTCTTGAACGGGCGATCGCCTCCGAAGGCAGCTACATCATTGATGTCTGGACGGACCCCGAAACCCGTATTCGGCGCGCCTTCCGAGACGTCATTCCGATCCTGACTGACCGCAAGCCTGAACAGGGTGTGGAACGCCACATGTCGCCTCCGCTGGAAGGCAGTTGGCCAAACTAA
- a CDS encoding LysR family transcriptional regulator: MDWTYRLRLRQLQVLLSLTSTGNLSQSAAALNTTQPALSKWLKELEEDIGLPLFERHARGLRPTSYGEALIEHARRIDASLNTARDDMQALREGGSGLVTIGTSGVSSADTVPLAVARLLERMPKAQVRLVESTMNQLMPQLARGELDIVVGRSGQQYDDPQLQIETLYTEPINFVARSDHPLAVKADLDWDDVLMYSWIVWPQDTPVRNAMEAALAAAGRTLPGHCIESNSPILNLTLLNNTNLVGVASHRAALRFEQLSALRILPIELEGFGSVSVYWHAENVNRAAVALALESLRAFAVPHMKR; encoded by the coding sequence ATGGACTGGACTTACCGCTTGCGTCTGAGGCAACTTCAGGTGCTGCTGAGTCTCACCAGCACCGGCAATCTGAGCCAGTCGGCGGCGGCGCTCAACACGACGCAACCAGCGCTGTCGAAATGGCTGAAGGAGCTCGAAGAAGATATCGGACTGCCGCTGTTCGAGCGGCATGCGCGCGGCCTGCGGCCGACATCGTATGGCGAAGCGCTGATAGAACATGCACGCCGTATCGACGCAAGTCTTAACACCGCTCGCGATGACATGCAGGCGCTGCGCGAGGGCGGCAGCGGCCTGGTCACTATCGGCACATCAGGGGTATCGTCTGCGGATACTGTTCCGCTTGCCGTGGCTCGGCTACTCGAGCGCATGCCGAAAGCGCAAGTGCGGCTCGTCGAAAGCACGATGAATCAGTTGATGCCTCAACTCGCGCGCGGAGAACTAGACATTGTCGTCGGTCGCTCAGGTCAGCAGTACGATGATCCTCAATTGCAGATTGAAACGCTCTATACGGAGCCGATCAATTTCGTCGCCCGCTCCGATCATCCGCTCGCGGTAAAAGCCGACCTCGACTGGGATGATGTCCTGATGTACTCGTGGATTGTATGGCCGCAAGACACGCCCGTGCGCAATGCGATGGAAGCAGCGCTCGCTGCTGCGGGACGCACACTGCCCGGCCACTGCATCGAATCGAACTCACCAATTCTCAATCTAACGCTACTGAACAACACGAACCTGGTGGGTGTTGCGTCACATCGGGCCGCGCTGCGCTTCGAGCAATTGAGCGCGCTTCGTATTCTACCGATTGAGCTTGAAGGTTTCGGCTCCGTGTCTGTCTACTGGCACGCAGAAAACGTCAATCGCGCGGCTGTGGCCTTAGCATTGGAAAGTCTTCGTGCTTTCGCGGTCCCTCATATGAAAAGATGA
- a CDS encoding Rrf2 family transcriptional regulator, giving the protein MFDLRFPTSLQIVLSVALAERDGLRCTTQVLAAGLNINPSVIRSLLKPLREKLVIVETTGKVGGLSLGLPHDKSSLWDIY; this is encoded by the coding sequence ATGTTTGATCTGAGATTTCCAACTTCGCTCCAGATAGTGCTGAGCGTAGCCTTGGCGGAGCGTGACGGCTTACGCTGTACCACTCAAGTGTTGGCAGCGGGCCTGAATATCAATCCGAGCGTCATCCGGAGTCTGCTCAAGCCGTTGAGAGAGAAACTCGTCATCGTTGAGACGACGGGGAAAGTCGGAGGCCTGTCACTCGGTTTGCCACACGATAAAAGTTCGTTATGGGATATATATTGA
- a CDS encoding NADH:flavin oxidoreductase has protein sequence MLTPFWSVVMDIKQRLAALFQPTRIGTLDLKNRVAMAPMTRAMSPNGIPGADVASYYRRRAEDGVGLIITEGTFIPHWSAGHDQNAPRFYGEDAIKGWSRVVEEVHAAGGKIFPQLWHVGLVRKPRVPGADGVFDHDDAGESRVGPSGILGGDGKPLAKVRSAATVKEIDEIIEAYGVAARLAKDLGFDGIEVHGAHGYLIDQFLWSKTNLRTDQYGGGRADRTRFAVEVIQEIRRHVGPNFPITLRLSTWKQQDYAATLADTTDEWAAIVNPLSEAGVDAFHVSERRYWEGVFGSDLNLAGWTKKITGKPTITVGSATLSNSLTEMMLGKGGVAVDNLDRLLSGFERGEYDVIAIGRAMIANPDWVKRLSNGEPLRPYSMDMLQTLN, from the coding sequence ATGTTGACCCCTTTTTGGAGCGTAGTGATGGACATCAAGCAACGTCTCGCCGCCCTCTTTCAGCCGACGCGTATCGGGACTTTGGACCTTAAGAACCGCGTTGCGATGGCGCCAATGACTCGCGCGATGTCGCCCAACGGTATTCCGGGTGCAGACGTCGCAAGCTACTACCGCCGCCGCGCCGAGGATGGAGTCGGCCTTATCATCACTGAGGGCACGTTTATTCCACATTGGAGCGCAGGACATGACCAAAACGCGCCGCGGTTCTATGGCGAAGATGCGATTAAAGGCTGGAGCCGGGTTGTTGAAGAGGTACACGCCGCGGGTGGCAAGATATTTCCGCAGCTATGGCACGTAGGACTTGTCCGTAAGCCGCGAGTACCGGGGGCTGACGGCGTATTCGACCATGACGACGCGGGTGAAAGTCGCGTCGGCCCGTCGGGTATCCTCGGTGGCGATGGCAAGCCCTTAGCTAAAGTGAGGTCGGCGGCGACCGTGAAAGAGATCGATGAAATCATCGAGGCATACGGCGTAGCCGCCAGATTGGCTAAAGACCTCGGCTTTGATGGGATCGAAGTGCACGGCGCGCATGGATATCTGATTGATCAATTCCTTTGGTCGAAGACAAACCTGCGGACAGACCAATATGGTGGCGGACGCGCCGACCGCACGCGATTTGCCGTTGAAGTGATCCAGGAGATTAGGCGCCACGTCGGCCCCAACTTCCCTATTACGCTGCGTCTATCGACCTGGAAGCAGCAGGACTACGCTGCGACACTCGCCGACACGACAGACGAATGGGCTGCAATCGTGAACCCCCTCTCCGAAGCGGGCGTAGATGCTTTCCATGTCTCCGAGCGGCGCTACTGGGAGGGCGTCTTCGGCTCGGACCTCAATCTCGCCGGATGGACAAAGAAAATCACGGGAAAACCGACTATCACGGTAGGCTCTGCGACACTCAGCAATTCCCTGACCGAGATGATGTTGGGGAAAGGCGGTGTAGCGGTCGATAATCTCGACCGCTTGTTGAGCGGCTTTGAACGCGGCGAGTACGACGTGATCGCAATCGGTCGGGCAATGATCGCCAATCCCGATTGGGTAAAGCGGCTTAGCAATGGCGAGCCCCTTAGACCTTATAGTATGGATATGCTTCAAACGCTCAACTGA
- a CDS encoding alpha/beta hydrolase: MLQKENPDIVQEDLYLPPSESGVRLHLRRKYNAAQIARDGGRIIVFVHGATFSGVPAFDAPLPGGSWLDFAAGQGHDVYALDVRGYGLSASPDSDWAGWRSGKPYARTVDAESDLSAAVDFILDRTGADRVDLVGWSWGTTICGGYSARNSHKVRRLVMYAPLWIMTNLAGADVPLGLPPLTWFPWAGPIFLKNLEAFRDVTLAEAHNSWCRGLNKVTANEPISGDLLERWWGSAISSDPIGAMQSPPVVRAPNGVVADLVEYWASGVSTYDPGSIRVPVLTVLGEWDCDTPPYMARELFRRLTATPYKRLEILGRGTHSMLLETTRLELYRRVQSFLTEEVASAL; the protein is encoded by the coding sequence ATGTTGCAGAAAGAAAACCCAGACATTGTTCAAGAAGATCTGTACCTGCCGCCGTCCGAGTCGGGCGTCCGGCTTCATTTGCGGCGGAAATACAATGCCGCACAAATAGCGCGGGACGGTGGACGTATTATTGTGTTCGTTCACGGTGCGACGTTTTCAGGGGTACCAGCCTTCGACGCACCGCTTCCCGGGGGCTCCTGGCTCGACTTTGCCGCCGGGCAGGGGCACGACGTTTATGCTCTGGATGTCCGCGGCTATGGCCTGTCAGCGTCGCCCGATTCTGATTGGGCCGGATGGAGAAGCGGTAAGCCGTATGCCCGTACTGTGGACGCGGAATCAGATCTGAGTGCTGCGGTCGACTTTATCCTTGATCGTACTGGCGCAGACCGTGTCGACCTCGTTGGCTGGTCATGGGGCACCACGATCTGCGGGGGATACTCAGCCAGGAATAGTCACAAGGTAAGGCGCCTTGTTATGTACGCACCCTTGTGGATCATGACCAATCTCGCTGGTGCCGACGTGCCGCTTGGGTTACCGCCGCTGACGTGGTTTCCGTGGGCGGGACCAATATTCCTTAAAAACCTTGAGGCATTTCGCGACGTTACGCTCGCCGAAGCACACAATAGTTGGTGTCGCGGACTAAATAAGGTAACAGCCAACGAGCCAATCTCGGGTGACTTGCTGGAGCGCTGGTGGGGAAGCGCAATTAGCAGCGATCCGATTGGAGCGATGCAGTCACCACCGGTGGTACGCGCACCAAACGGTGTGGTCGCTGATCTGGTGGAGTACTGGGCGTCCGGTGTTTCAACATATGACCCAGGCTCAATCCGTGTCCCCGTCTTGACCGTATTGGGTGAATGGGATTGTGATACGCCCCCCTACATGGCTCGTGAACTCTTTCGCCGCTTGACAGCAACCCCGTATAAGCGCCTGGAAATTCTCGGACGTGGCACGCATTCAATGTTGTTGGAGACGACCCGGTTGGAGTTGTATCGTCGAGTACAGTCATTTCTGACGGAAGAGGTGGCCTCTGCTCTTTGA
- a CDS encoding PHA/PHB synthase family protein, producing the protein MMNTTKIDFDSLFAGMQQWLPFFSIGPDASQVEETSTQDTAVNARRLLELAGRFYAQLFGLWGGVFADASGPETVSGGKNDRRFDADQWKKYPLFDYIRQSYLLTSKSLLEAVDLAWRDDRSKEQIRFVTRQFIDALSPANFALTNPEVLSLAVGTNGGNFLTGLKNFMQDVEKGGISLTRDADFDVGGNLANTPGGVIYENDLIQLIQYHPVTEHVKTVPLLIVPSVVNKYYILDLSPEVSLVRYLVSKGFTVFLISWRNITPALRKLTWDDYVDTGVLGAIDVVRKIFKCDQINTVGYCLGGALLCSALAVRAAEGKRPAASMTLLMTILEFSDPGEIGVYLDPAFMAQREAIYAGGGIVSGKELTMAFSSLRANDLIWSFVVNNYLKGKTPDAFDLFYWNTDESNLPGPMFAWYLRHCYIENKLVEPGGLTMLDTSVDLRQIGLPTYVFAASEDHLVPWKTAYGSVNHLEGTIEFVLGGGGHITGPINPPSKNKRHYWIGGRAGENAEDWRASAQFENGSWWPHWGEWLGTHSGNDVLAPSKLGNSRYKEIETAPGRYAKSRTGGTTPLWS; encoded by the coding sequence ATGATGAACACGACAAAGATTGACTTTGATTCACTGTTTGCTGGTATGCAGCAATGGTTGCCGTTTTTCTCGATTGGCCCCGACGCGTCACAGGTGGAAGAAACTTCAACCCAGGACACGGCAGTCAACGCACGACGTTTGCTCGAACTCGCGGGGCGATTTTACGCTCAGCTGTTTGGGTTGTGGGGGGGCGTTTTCGCCGACGCAAGCGGACCGGAGACAGTATCCGGAGGGAAAAATGATCGGCGTTTCGATGCCGATCAATGGAAGAAATACCCGCTATTCGATTACATACGTCAGTCATACTTGCTGACCTCGAAATCTCTGCTCGAGGCAGTAGATCTTGCGTGGCGAGATGATAGGTCCAAGGAGCAAATTCGGTTTGTTACGCGTCAGTTTATTGACGCATTGTCTCCGGCAAACTTTGCTCTGACCAACCCGGAAGTGCTGTCACTGGCGGTGGGAACAAACGGCGGAAACTTTTTGACTGGCCTGAAGAATTTTATGCAGGACGTGGAGAAAGGTGGAATTTCTCTGACACGCGACGCGGACTTTGACGTAGGAGGAAATCTCGCGAACACGCCGGGTGGGGTGATCTATGAGAACGATCTAATCCAGCTGATCCAATATCACCCCGTGACTGAGCACGTGAAGACCGTGCCATTGCTTATCGTCCCGTCGGTCGTTAACAAATACTACATCCTTGATCTGTCGCCAGAGGTGTCGCTAGTTCGATACCTGGTCTCTAAAGGCTTTACAGTATTCTTGATTTCGTGGCGTAACATCACGCCCGCTCTTCGAAAATTAACCTGGGATGATTACGTTGATACGGGAGTGCTGGGAGCGATCGACGTTGTACGGAAGATCTTCAAATGTGATCAGATAAACACAGTGGGTTACTGTCTTGGAGGTGCACTGCTCTGTAGTGCACTAGCGGTGCGCGCCGCGGAAGGTAAGCGGCCGGCTGCCAGCATGACCCTGCTGATGACGATCCTTGAATTCTCGGACCCGGGCGAGATCGGGGTCTATCTGGACCCAGCGTTCATGGCGCAGCGAGAGGCGATCTATGCTGGCGGAGGCATTGTTTCGGGTAAGGAGTTGACGATGGCTTTCTCGAGTCTACGCGCGAACGATCTGATCTGGTCATTCGTGGTCAACAACTACCTTAAGGGGAAGACGCCCGATGCATTCGACCTGTTCTACTGGAATACTGATGAAAGCAATCTGCCCGGGCCGATGTTTGCCTGGTACCTTCGCCATTGCTACATCGAGAACAAGCTGGTTGAGCCTGGTGGCTTGACAATGCTTGATACTTCCGTCGATCTTCGCCAAATCGGACTTCCAACCTACGTGTTTGCAGCTTCGGAAGACCATTTGGTGCCCTGGAAAACTGCGTACGGGAGTGTGAATCATCTGGAAGGAACGATTGAATTTGTGCTTGGGGGAGGTGGACACATCACAGGACCAATCAACCCGCCCTCGAAGAACAAGCGCCACTACTGGATCGGAGGGCGCGCGGGTGAAAATGCAGAGGACTGGCGTGCTTCTGCACAGTTTGAAAACGGCAGCTGGTGGCCGCATTGGGGTGAGTGGCTTGGAACACACTCGGGTAATGATGTTCTCGCGCCTTCCAAGTTGGGGAACTCACGATATAAGGAAATCGAGACTGCACCTGGACGTTATGCGAAGTCGCGAACAGGCGGAACAACGCCGCTTTGGTCGTGA
- a CDS encoding enoyl-CoA hydratase/isomerase family protein, whose translation MPTHDISGEKLLLALRSAFEPPCNIVPHAGIGEFSQFILRHFGRRSSIERVISSLNGALDCEPPREVRRWLQLTLESLVGQSPTMLCVTREALLRGRRMTLAECFKMVLGIVARAIDDEDFCDDQRAQLVDTDRTRRWSPEMRVEVRPERVRHFLSPLWRKHSHPLASLGNEPSAW comes from the coding sequence ATGCCGACCCATGACATTAGCGGTGAAAAGTTGCTACTTGCGCTTCGCAGCGCATTTGAGCCACCTTGCAATATCGTTCCACATGCGGGAATAGGCGAGTTTTCGCAGTTCATCTTACGTCATTTCGGCAGACGCTCCAGTATAGAAAGGGTTATTTCATCGCTAAACGGTGCTCTCGATTGTGAGCCACCACGAGAAGTCAGGCGATGGCTGCAATTGACGCTGGAGTCGCTGGTTGGACAGTCGCCGACGATGTTGTGTGTGACGCGCGAAGCATTGCTCCGCGGACGGCGGATGACGCTGGCGGAGTGTTTCAAAATGGTACTTGGCATCGTGGCACGTGCGATCGACGATGAAGATTTTTGCGACGATCAGCGAGCCCAACTCGTCGACACGGACCGCACCCGGCGCTGGTCTCCAGAAATGCGTGTTGAAGTGCGACCTGAGCGCGTGCGGCATTTCCTGTCGCCGCTTTGGCGAAAGCATTCTCATCCATTGGCCAGCCTGGGAAATGAGCCAAGTGCTTGGTGA
- the maiA gene encoding maleylacetoacetate isomerase: MQLHSFFNSSTSYRVRIALGLKGLDYATLPVNIRIGEHRAPEYVENVNPSASVPVLVDGDFSLGQSLAIIDYLDQKYPEPRLIPLESHMRARVLEFATAISCDIHPINNLRVLRYLETEMEVTPQQKSSWYRYWISEGLESVERQLERADAGPWCFGSKPTLADVCLVPQIANALRMGCDLTAFERCLAAYKHALQHQAFDAAQPQNQPDYIA, encoded by the coding sequence GTGCAACTCCATAGCTTTTTCAATAGCTCGACTTCGTACCGGGTTCGGATCGCACTGGGGCTAAAAGGTCTCGACTACGCTACATTACCCGTGAACATTCGTATCGGCGAACACCGTGCTCCGGAGTATGTGGAAAATGTAAATCCGTCTGCATCGGTTCCCGTATTGGTCGACGGTGATTTTAGCCTTGGGCAGTCGCTTGCCATCATCGACTACCTTGATCAGAAGTATCCAGAGCCCCGTCTGATTCCACTTGAATCGCACATGCGTGCCCGTGTACTTGAATTTGCTACTGCGATTTCCTGCGACATCCACCCGATCAACAACCTGCGGGTGCTGCGTTATCTGGAAACGGAGATGGAAGTGACACCACAGCAGAAGAGCTCGTGGTATCGATACTGGATTTCAGAAGGGCTCGAGAGTGTCGAGCGCCAGCTTGAACGCGCTGATGCGGGTCCTTGGTGTTTCGGTTCAAAACCAACGCTAGCGGATGTGTGTCTCGTTCCGCAAATCGCGAACGCGCTGCGCATGGGATGCGACTTGACTGCATTTGAACGTTGTTTGGCGGCATACAAACATGCCTTGCAACATCAGGCATTCGATGCCGCGCAACCGCAGAATCAGCCAGATTACATCGCCTGA
- a CDS encoding fumarylacetoacetate hydrolase family protein: MEFIFPPEAPVAIPVADTDARFAVRRVYCVGRNYAAHAREMGFDPDREPPFFFCKPADAVVPVEYGETLELDYPSQTVNYHYEAELVAVIGKSGKDIVLADALNHIWGYAVGLDMTRRDLQMKMREMGRPWEIGKAFDRSAPIGPIHPASVVGHLEQAALWLEVDGETKQKSDVSHLIWSVAETVAHLSRYFQLEPGDVIFTGTPDGVGAVKRGDTMTVGIEGLGEISASVA; encoded by the coding sequence ATGGAATTTATTTTCCCGCCTGAAGCGCCTGTCGCTATTCCCGTTGCCGATACTGACGCTCGATTCGCGGTGCGCCGCGTCTACTGCGTCGGACGCAACTACGCCGCACATGCACGTGAAATGGGCTTCGATCCCGATCGTGAGCCACCATTCTTTTTTTGTAAGCCTGCGGATGCTGTCGTTCCTGTCGAATATGGAGAGACGCTCGAACTCGATTACCCGTCGCAAACAGTGAATTATCACTATGAGGCTGAACTCGTCGCGGTGATCGGAAAGAGTGGCAAGGATATTGTTCTTGCTGACGCTCTCAATCACATTTGGGGCTACGCAGTTGGCTTGGACATGACGCGTCGCGACCTGCAGATGAAAATGCGTGAGATGGGGCGTCCGTGGGAGATCGGAAAAGCGTTTGATCGCTCGGCACCGATCGGGCCCATTCATCCCGCAAGCGTAGTCGGGCACCTGGAACAGGCTGCACTATGGTTGGAAGTTGATGGTGAAACGAAGCAGAAAAGCGATGTGTCGCACTTGATATGGTCAGTTGCGGAGACGGTCGCGCATCTGTCGAGGTATTTCCAGCTCGAACCAGGCGATGTGATTTTCACGGGGACACCCGATGGTGTCGGTGCTGTGAAAAGAGGCGACACGATGACGGTCGGCATCGAGGGTCTCGGGGAAATCAGCGCGTCCGTGGCCTAG
- the gtdA gene encoding gentisate 1,2-dioxygenase — translation MTSDTADALRAAYYERIAAQQMSPLWESLHNLVPKAPQPKALPAIWKYAQLRDLVVEAGSVISAEEAVRRVLILENPGLPGKSSMTPNLYAGLQLILPGEIAPSHRHTQSALRFIVEGEGAWTAVNGERTTMHPGDFIITPSWTWHDHGNPSVEDGGEPVVWLDGLDIPLVAQMDAGFAESYPEATQPLSRPEGDSFARFGQNMLPVRHRVSDPTSPIFSYPYARSREALDALYRNGELDEWDGVKLRYVNPATGGWPMPTIATFMQYLPSGFKGRAYRSTDATVYCVVEGKGTVKIGSGEFNFDAHDVFVAPAWAYVQLSASVESVVFSYSDRPVLAALNLLREERV, via the coding sequence ATGACAAGCGACACTGCGGACGCATTGCGCGCAGCATACTACGAACGAATCGCCGCGCAGCAAATGTCGCCGCTATGGGAATCGTTGCACAACTTGGTGCCTAAAGCACCACAACCCAAGGCTCTGCCGGCCATCTGGAAGTACGCGCAACTGCGTGATCTTGTGGTGGAAGCAGGCTCTGTCATCAGTGCAGAAGAGGCGGTACGACGCGTTCTGATATTGGAAAACCCCGGCTTGCCAGGCAAGTCGAGCATGACGCCGAACCTCTATGCGGGACTTCAACTGATCCTGCCTGGCGAGATCGCACCGAGTCATAGACACACGCAGTCCGCGCTACGCTTCATCGTCGAAGGAGAAGGTGCCTGGACGGCAGTCAACGGCGAGCGCACAACGATGCATCCGGGCGATTTCATTATCACGCCGTCGTGGACGTGGCATGACCATGGTAATCCGTCTGTAGAAGACGGAGGTGAACCCGTTGTGTGGCTCGACGGGTTAGACATTCCGCTCGTCGCGCAGATGGATGCAGGCTTTGCCGAGAGCTATCCAGAGGCGACGCAGCCTTTGTCGCGCCCAGAAGGCGACAGTTTTGCCCGCTTCGGTCAAAACATGCTCCCCGTGCGCCATCGTGTGTCTGATCCCACGTCTCCGATCTTCAGCTATCCGTACGCGCGCAGCCGTGAAGCGCTTGATGCGTTATACCGTAACGGCGAACTCGACGAGTGGGATGGTGTCAAGTTGCGTTACGTGAATCCGGCCACAGGCGGCTGGCCTATGCCGACGATCGCGACGTTCATGCAGTACCTTCCGTCTGGGTTCAAAGGTCGCGCTTATCGCAGTACAGATGCGACGGTCTACTGCGTCGTGGAAGGTAAAGGCACCGTAAAAATCGGTAGCGGAGAATTCAATTTCGACGCACATGACGTGTTTGTCGCGCCTGCGTGGGCGTATGTCCAGTTGTCGGCGTCCGTTGAAAGCGTTGTGTTCAGCTACTCGGATCGTCCGGTTCTTGCTGCGCTAAATCTGTTGCGCGAAGAACGGGTTTAA
- a CDS encoding DUF4148 domain-containing protein yields MKALLIPATLVAILGFPGVSYSQVQQQAPLTRAGVRRELVQLRAAGYDPSDWVHYPQNIQAVEARVAARKANASYGPSTNGNSQSGQ; encoded by the coding sequence ATGAAAGCTCTTCTTATCCCTGCGACCCTCGTCGCAATCCTCGGATTTCCCGGCGTTTCTTATTCCCAGGTGCAACAACAGGCACCACTAACGAGGGCAGGTGTGCGGCGGGAACTCGTCCAACTACGCGCCGCCGGCTATGATCCAAGCGATTGGGTGCACTACCCGCAGAACATTCAAGCTGTGGAAGCACGCGTCGCCGCTCGTAAAGCCAACGCATCGTATGGCCCTTCGACGAACGGCAACTCACAATCTGGCCAGTAG
- a CDS encoding amidohydrolase family protein: MYESYYQGLPGRAGALLASGIFGWHSETAIHVLRVVLAGVFDELPGLTVIVGYMGEMLPFMLGRMDDVLMSRGLDPISETIVDKGYITTSGIFHISPFLNALTVFGADRILFSVDHPHSANAPARKFLDALPLSPADKVKIAHGNADRILKLNVQT, encoded by the coding sequence GTGTATGAGAGTTACTATCAGGGCCTGCCAGGCCGAGCCGGTGCATTGCTTGCCTCTGGAATATTTGGCTGGCATTCGGAGACTGCAATTCATGTTTTACGAGTGGTGCTGGCCGGAGTATTTGATGAGCTACCCGGACTGACTGTGATCGTTGGGTATATGGGTGAGATGTTACCTTTCATGCTTGGTCGTATGGACGACGTGCTAATGAGTCGCGGTCTTGATCCGATCAGTGAGACGATCGTTGACAAGGGCTACATCACGACTTCCGGGATTTTTCATATATCGCCCTTCCTGAACGCATTGACTGTATTCGGGGCCGACAGAATCCTGTTTAGTGTGGACCACCCCCACAGCGCCAATGCGCCTGCACGAAAATTTCTTGATGCTCTCCCGTTGAGCCCAGCCGACAAAGTCAAGATCGCGCATGGGAATGCAGATCGGATTCTTAAACTGAATGTCCAAACGTGA